The Eubacterium maltosivorans genome includes the window GTCTTTTCTTCTCCCTGCAGATAGTGCATCAGCTTCTCAATTTCGTAAATCTTCATCCGGGTGAGGGGCACTTCCAGTTCCAGGCGGTGAAGATGGTCCGTATGAACCTCCTCCAGAAATGGCCCGTAATAGGTATTGTCCTTCAGGTAATAAAAAAGGTCATTCAGCGAAGGAGCTTTAATCAGCGCCTCGTAATCCTGAGTTCCAAGCATCTTTGACTTCATTGCCAATAATTTCGTGTTCACACACGCATGATTACTATTCGCCATTAATCTTCACTACTTTTCTTTAAATTTTTCAAGAATCAGATCGACTGAAACAGTTCGTCCAAAACTCTTTTTGCACTTTCTTGTTTTGCACTTTCGTACTGCTCTCGCAATGCTTTAATCGAGCTCGACATTTCTTTTATGGCGTTATCCTTCTCTTCTTCAGCTTTTTTGATTTCAACGTCATAGTTTTGTTTGCTTTCCTCTTTTGCAGCGGTGATAACATTCGTTTCTTCTTCTTTTAACTCGTCTTTGGTATCGGCTACGATTTTTTCCGCGCGGGCTGTGGCGCTGGCTTTGATTTTCTTGGCCCGGTTGTCCAGATCGATAATCTGATGAAGCACTTCATTTATCATCCTAATAACGACCTCCTTCTTCAAAAATTAATTCTAGTCTGAACCCATTATAGCACTTTATGTATACAAAGCAATAACTATTTTTGTTTTTGAAATGGTTTTAACTGCAATTTTTAGACAAAAGCTCAAAATTGTAGTATCTTTTGATGCTAATCGGTAATAATAGCGTGGCTTTTTATAAATAATGGATTCCCAGAATGAAATTATATTCACTCTGTTGATATTTTATACCCTTCAGCCCCAAAAATCCACGAAAAATTAAAATTATCTTCCTATTAAATATATATAAGCAAGTGTGATGGCAGTAACGAAATGAAAACAAATTTGTCTTTATCCTTTTTGTCTGCCGATGCTATGCGCCAAAATCAACTGCATCTGCTGCCCACCATTCAGGTATAAAATAAGCTCCCGGTCCTTTGACCAGGAGCTATTTAATTTACAACGGCTCAAAACCGTATTTTTCAAAAACTGCTTTAGCTTCATCACTATTTAAAAAGCTTTCAAAATTTTTGGCCGCATCCTGCAGGGTGCTGTCCTTTAAAACAGCCATTGGGTAAATAACGGTTTTGTAACTGCTTTCCGGAACTTTGCTTACTATAGTAACCTTGTCTGGGACTGATTTTGCGTCCGTTTCGTAGACCAGCCCTGCGTCCACCTCTCTATTTTCTACATAGGTCAATACCTGTGTAACATCTTTGCCGTAAACAGCCTTTGCCTTTACAGTGTCTAAAAGATTAAGGTTAGTCAGCGCCTCTTCAGCATATTGACCGGCGGGTACTGCGCTCGGTTCACCTAAAGCAACCTGAGCAGCCTTATCCGTACCCAGATCCTCAATGGTGGCGATTTCGGTTTTTCCCCGGGGCACAATTAAAACCAGATTGTTTTTCAGCAGATCTTCACGGGTGCCTTCTGCCAAAAACCCCTCCTGCTCCAAAGCGTCCATCTGTTTTTGTGCGGCAGAAATGAAAACATCTGTCGGAGCACCGTTCTCAATCTGCTTTTGAAGATCGCCTGAGCCACCATAATTAAAAGTTAATGTCTGCCCTTTATTGGCCTGTTCGTACATTGGCGTCAGCTCTTCCATGGCATTTTTTAAACTGGCCGCTGCTGAAATCGTCAGATTAACATTGTCCGCGCTGTCTCCCGTCTGCGCATTGTTCTGTGTGCTGCAAGCGGTAAACCCAATAATGAGAACTCCCATCAAAACAGTAACAATTAATATTTTTACACTTTTCATATTTCTTACCCTTTCATTAAGATGATATTTTCAGGCGCAATTTTTAAATATTTTGGAAACTCACGTCCAGGCTCTTTTCCAAAATAAACACGTTCAAAATCCCAACACAGCAGTTGGTTCACCTCCCTTCCAAAAGGCCTAAATAAAACGGATACCTTAAACTGGGATTCGATAACATCCTCAATCTCTATTTCGATGGTATTTTCACCAGGATGTTCTACCGGCTCAAAGAAATGTGCCCGGATGCCTGCATGGCTAATATCCTGTGAAAGCGGTACGTCTGAGTAAAGCATACAGCCCCAATCCACCGCCTCAAAGCAATGGCCTTGCAACGGTTTTATTCTCGAAATATTTTTACAACCGGTTAGTTTCGTAGCAGATATCGTTCCAGGATTGTCAAAAATATTTCTTAACGCATCAAATCGGTCAATTTTTCCATCATTAATTATAGCAACACGATCACAAATGGCAAAAATTTCATCTCTCGAATGCGAGACAAAAAGTGTGGTTCCTTCATAATCCTTCAAAATTTTTGAGACTTCACGCTGTAGTTCCCATTTCAAAAAAGTGTCCAAAGCCGAAAAGGGTTCATCCAGCATCAGTAATTTCGGGCTGCGCGCGAAAATTCTCGCCAGCGCCACACGCTGTTGTTGCCCGCCGGAAAGCTGTGCCGGATAACGCTCCTCTAGTTCATGGATTTGAAAGCGTTCGATCATCTGCTTCAGAATTTTCCGGGTACTGTCCGCGCTTTTCTTCATTCCTGCTGTAATATTCTGGCTTACAGTCATATTCGGAAATAGCGCGTAATTTTGGAAAAGATATCCAACGCTTCTTTTTTGAGGCGGCAGGTTGATCTTCTTTTCAGAATCGAAATAGGTAATGCCATCTACTATGATTTGTCCTCTATCAGGTTTTTCAATACCGGCGATACACCTCAGGGTCATGCTTTTTCCTGATCCGGAGGCACCCAGCAGTCCGGTCACTCCCTCACCGCTTTCAAACTGTACTTTCAGATTAAATCCTTTAAATCTTTTTTCAATATCCACCAGCATGCTCATGCTTTACCTGCCTTTCTTCCCTGCAAGGCCAGCCAGACATTCATGCCGCCAATGGAAAACAGTGATATGGCTACGATAACCGCTACCCACTGCATGGCTAAACGCATATCTCCAGCTGCTGTGGCCGTGTAGATAATCAGGGGAACGGTTTGTGTTTTGCCTGGAATGTTCCCGGCAATCATCAGTGTCGCCCCAAATTCGCCGATGGCCCGGGCAAAAGCCAGCACCATGCCGGCTCCAATTCCTGGCAGGCTTACCGGGACTCTTATTCGCCAGAAAATATAGCGCTCTGAAAGCCCCATCGTTCTCCCGGCATCAATAAGGTTCTGATCCATCTGTTCAAAAGCCGCCTTGGTGGTACGGTACATAAGAGGAAAGGAAACAACAATGGCGGCGATAACTGCTCCGCTCCACGAAAAGACCACGCGTATCCCCAATTGCAGCAGCGCCTGTCCCAAAGGGCTGTTTTTGCCAAAAATCATCAGCAGGATAAAGCCGATAACCGTCGGGGGCAAAACCAGCGGAAGTGTCAGAATGCCATCTGTCAGCCATTGGGCTTTTTCCGGAAAGCGGATAACCAGCCGTGCGGCCAAAATGCCCAGAATAACCGTAACAGCTGTTGCCAGAATCGCTGTTTTTAAGGAAATCAGAAGGGGTGAATAACTCTCTGCCATACAAACACCTCCACTATTTAAAAGTTTTTATGCTTTCGTCTGACGCCCTTACTTCAATGAGCTCTGCGGCAATACTGATGGCTATTTCTGCCGGCGTTTTTGCTTTAATCGCTTTTCCAATCGGCGTATAAACCATGTTCAATCTTTCCTGTGTAAAGCCATCAAGCTTCATGAGCTTTCCGTTAACAGCTTCCGTTTTTTTCCTGCTGCCGATAACACCGATATAACGGGCTTTTGTTTTAAGGACCTGCGCCTCGACCAGATAATCGTTCTGGTGTCCCCTGGTCATTATGACCACATAATCTGATGGGCCAATCTTTAAAAATGTGCCGATATCTTTAAAATCGCTGACAAAAACCGCATCAGCATCTGGAAAGACTTCACTGTTTGCAAACGCCTCCCGGTCATCAATAACCACGCATTTAAAGTCCAGATGACTGAGCAAGGGCACGAGCTCCTTAGCAATATGTCCACCGCCAAATACATAAACCCGCCCGTTTTGCAATAGTGGCTGTGAGAAAAAAACGATTTTGTCCTTTTTAAGCAATCGACTTTCTTTTTGAAATAACTCGATATCAAAAAAAGCTGTTTTTTTCTTCTCTCCATCGACGACAGTCATTTCAAAATCCGCAGGCTTCTCCCAGCTGGTCAGGAGCCAGAAATCCTCATTGGATTTAAATGCTCTGTCCAGCTCTTCAATCAGCTTTTCTGTCTGCGGATTATCGGGGGAAAAATACTGAAAATACAATGTGGCGTTTCCGCCGCATACCATACCGAGATCAGCGGCCTCATTTGGCCTCAGTATGTATTTTTTCATAAAGGAGATCTTAGTTTCAAACAGTTTCTGCGCTTCCTGCTGAGCATCGTATTCGATGGCTCCACCACCCACGGTACCTGTGGTGCTGCCATTCTTATAAACAGCCATTCTGGCGCCTGTCCCCCTGGGCGCAGAGCCATGAAAATCAATAATGGTCACAACTACCAGGGGTTCTTTTCTCTTTTTTGAAAGCTTAAGCGCTTTGTAAAAATCCTTCATTATTTCCTCTACTTTCCAAAACCACAGTTTGGGTAGGTGCAGACTTCACAATTTAAACATAAGCCACCCTCACCCAGAGAAGATAAATCCTCCGGAACCAGTTTTTCCCCTGCCAGTATTCTGGGGAGCACCAGGTCAAATACTGTTCTTTTGGCGTACATCACACATCCTGGCAGGCCCATTATGGGTATCTCCCCCTGATATGCCAGTAGAAACATCGCCCCCGGCAATACCGGTGCACCGTAGCTGACGATCTCGGCGCCAGTCTTTTGAATGGCACTTGGCGTAATATCGTCCGGGTCCACGCTCATACCTCCGGTACAGATGACGATCTCGGCGCCTTTTTCGATAAATTCACTGATTTTTTCCGAAACTAACGCCTCATCATCGGGAAGAATCTCCTGCGCCATAACGTCAACACCGTATTCGTCCAGCTTGTCCTTGATCACAGGACCAAAAGCATCCTTAATCCGCCCCGCATAGAGCTCGCTTCCAGTGTTGATGACAGCCGCCTTCTTTTTTTTAAATGGCAGCAGCTTCAGAATGGGCTTTCCGCCGCCAAGGGCCACAGCGCGGTCCAGCTTATCCTGTTCAATGGCCAGTGGAATAATCCGGGTCCCTGCCAGCTTATCTCCTTTTTTAACAGGAAAGTTCCCATGTCTGGTGGCAATCATGAGCTCACCCAGGGCATTAAGCGCTTTTAGCCTACCGCTGTCCACCTTTAGCAACCCGTCTCTCTCTGCAATCACCTCAATTTTTCCTTCCTTTACCTCCGAAGGAGACATATACGCCCCTGCACATAGTCGGTACAGTACCTCGGCTCCAGCGTTTTCATGAACCATGCCGGGGTCGTTTTTCCAGATATAAACGTGCTCCTTTCCCATGGATAAAAGCACGGGTATATCCTCTTTCTGAATCACATGCCCCTTGCGGAATCTCGGGCCTTTAAACTCGTCTTTTATGATTTGTGTCATGTCATGACATAAGATCAGCCCCAGGGCTTCTGTTGTTTTTACACTTTCCATTTTACTGCCTCGTTCTGTTTTATTTTGAACGCACTGGTTCTGGACAGACTTTTCCTCCGATATGGCGAACCCTATAGATGTCCATCAGTGTTTCATCAAATTTCGCTGTTTTCAGCTGTTTTAATGCATTTTCTATGTCCGATGTCTTAACGCTTATTGAAATACCGCACCCCGCCGAAATCTCCCTTAACGTTGGAATAATCGTGATTTCAAAAAGATCCTTCAATATTCCTTCGGCCATCATGGCTGCGTGGGTATTGGCAAAAGTCAGCAAATAATAATCCTGTCCCTTCATTATTACAGACTAATAACCTTTGAAGCGGCCAACATCTTTTCTGTAATGTCATACATATTGCTGATTTCACCAAGCTTCAGTTTATCCTTAAGTTTATAGTAGTCAAGACAAGTTCCGCAGACCAGTATCTTTACACCCCGGTCCTCCAGAGCCTGTAAATGGGTAGCCACCTGCTCATCCAGGGCTGGCAGCTTAACGCCACTGTTCATAAATAAAATGCTCTCTGGCACGTTGTCGGCCTGCGAAAGGGTGTAAAAGAACATTTTCACCAAGGCGTTCCCCAGCTCATACTCTCCTTCGCCAATGTAGTCTTTTCCCATAAAAACGACCCATCTGCCTGTTGTTTCCCAGGCAACGGCACCGCCATCTGGCGTTTTCTTCATCTCTTCCTCCGGTATTTCATGGCCATCTGTAATAAACCGGACTTCAAAGCGCTCTCCGCTGCCGCTTACTACAGCGTCATAGCTTTGGCTGGCTGCAAGTTTTTTCAGGTTTTCAACCGCAATGGCGTTATCGACGGTTATAATAAAACTGTCACGATTTTCTTCGATTTCTTTTTTGGCCATAATGACCGGCATAGGACATGCCTTGCCCATGGCATCGATTATCTTAGTCATTGTTTTTCTCCTTTATTCTTTTATGATCAGGGCTTTGTCCTGCCTGTCTGTAAGCTCTCCCACAAGCGCACAGTCTGTCTTCAGCTCGACCTTCAGTGTTTTCAAAAGATTCTCCGCCTCAGAGGGTGACACGCTGATCAAAAGGCCGCCGGAAGTCTGGGGATCAAAAATAATATCCTCCATCAGTCCACTCACCGTTGATCTGTAATCTGGTCCAAAATATTCTCTGTTCCGATAAGTGCCACCGGGCACAATGCCCATCTCTGCCAGTTCAATGACTCCAGGCATGAGCGGAATGGCTGAAGCCTCAAGCTCCATGGTCAGGTGGCTGGCTCTGGCCATCTCAATTCCATGACCGCCCAGGCTGAAACCGGTAATATCTGTACAGCCATGCACTTCGTCGTATAACCCCATCACTTCACAGGCTATTTTATTCAGCGTGGTCATGGAAAAAATCGCAGCTTCACAGGATTCGTCTGTCGCGATACCGCCTTTGATGGCTGATACGATAATCCCGGTCCCGATAGGTTTCGTAAGGATAAGCTTGTCACCCTCCCGCGCATGGCAGTTCCCACGAAGGTGCAGGCAGTCTGTCACTCCGGTCACAGACAAGCCATATTTAGGTTCAAGATCATCGACTGAGTGGCCGCCTATAAGAACTGCACCGGCCTCCTGTATCTTGTCAGCGCCGCCTCTCAAAATTTCGGATAGAAGCGCCTTGTCTTCCTTTTCTGGAAAACAGACAATATTCATCGCAGTCAGCGGTTTTCCGCCCATGGCGTAAATATCGCTCAGAGCATTTGTCGCGGCAATTTGTCCAAAGAGATATGGGTCGTCCACAATGGGTGGAAAAAAATCCAGTGTCTGGAGCAGGATCTGCTTGTCATTAATCCTGTAAGCTGCGGCATCATCTGAATTTTCCAGCCCGATTATCAGGCTGTCACAGCCTTTAAGCTCAAGGTTTTTTAAAACCTTTGACAGAGCGCCTGGCCCAAGCTTCGCAGCACATCCACAATTTCTGACCATTTCGGTCAAGCGTTTCGGTTTATCTTCTGACATGGCATTTGTCCTTTCATTCTGCTGTAAGTTTTTGAAGGGCCTCCAAGGCATAGGCCACCTCACCTTGTGTGTTGAAATGATTGAAGGAAAAACGCAGGGTTCCCTGTGGGTATGTCCCCAAAGTCCTGTGCGCAAGCGGAGCGCAATGCATTCCTACCCGTGTCATAATGCCATAATCCCTGTCCAGCTCAAAGGCTATCTGCGCATTGTCCCTTGTCAGGCATTCTACAGAAACCAGGGCACAGCGGCTCTGAATGTCCACATTTCCAACAAGGCGCAGGCCGTCTATGGCTTCAACCCCACGGATAAAAGTGCTCGTTAACCGTTCCTCAACCATAAGCAGCTCGCTTTTATCAACTGAGCACAAATAATCTAACGCGCTGCTGAGTCCATAAATCCCCGGAAGGTTCAACGTTCCAGCCTCAAACCGATCCGGCAAAAAGTCCGGCATATCCAGCTGGTCTGACACGCTTCCTGTGCCTCCATATAAAAGCGGATCCATCTGCTCCGCCAGATCATCTGTCACCAGAAAGCCGCCAATCCCCTGCGGGCCCATGAGCCCTTTATGCCCTGTAAAGCACAGGGCACTGATATTCGCCCTTTTCATGCTGATATCGTGCAGACCAGCTGTCTGGGCAGCATCCACAATAAAGTACAGTCCCTGACTTCTGCATATTCGTCCCACAGCCTCAATGGGCAGAATGCTTCCGCTTACGTTGGAGCCATGGGTCATAACAACAGCCTTCGTTTCCGGCTTTATCATTTTTTCGATACACGCTATTTCTAAATTACCCAGATTGTCACATGGAATCACATCATAGGTAACGCCAACCCGCTTCAGATGTTCAAGTGGTCTCACCACAGCGTTATGCTCCAGGCCGGAAATAAGCACGTGATCGCCCTGTCTCAGAAAGCCTTTGAGCACCATGTTGACTGCTTGTGTTACATTCGCTGTAAAAATAACGTTTTTATTATCCTCGCCGTCAAACAGACTGCACAGCTTCTCACGGGTATCGTAAACCTTTCTAGCCACTGTATAGGCCCGTTCATAGCTCCCCCGTCCCACATTACAGCCAATGTTCTCCAGATAACCGGCCATTTCAGACGCCACTCCCGGAGCTTTTGGCCAGCTGGTGCTGGCATTGTCAAAATAAACGCCTTTCATTTTTACTCCTTCAGTAAGTGCATAACTGCCTCCAGTACACCGCCGCTGATATTACGGGCCTTATCCGAAATCGCATAACAATAGGCCCTATCGCCCCGTGGATCAACGTCGGCAATTTTCAATCCTTTTTTTACATTCGTACCATCGGCAATCATGCCGCGCAATACGCCGTCAATCTTGGCCGTAACCGGGTTCTCTCCGATAAAAGCGAGATGTTCGCCTTTTTTTACCAAATCACCAATGTCGTGACACAGCCGGATCACTCCAGAATCGGGAGCGTGGATTACCCGTTCGTGGGTATATCCGCCAATGTTTCCAGGGATACCAGTATTTCTTGCCGCCATTCCCTCATACAGAATTTTTCCAAGATAGTGCCCCCGGTTGGTTTCAATCACAGCGTCAACATCCTCTTTGGCGGTGAAGCCAGGTCCCAGGGCAACAACGGCTTTTGCCATATCACGGGTCGTTCCCAGATTTTTTTTGGCAAGTATTGCGTCGACCACTGCATCAGGACGAACCATACGGATCATATCGCCTCTTGGATCGACACAAAGCGGTATCTCATCTTTTTTCAAGCACCGGCACACCTCCTCAATGGACTCACAGCGTCTTGCCGTTACTCCTTCCACGACTGCCGTACCATCCTGAATGGCTCGGGCAAACGCGACAGTGCGCCGGATAACCGTAGGGGATTCAATGTCCAGGGCAATTACTCTGAAACCCGCATTATACAGCCGGTATATCGTGCCAGTGGCAATATCGCCGGCTCCACGCACAATAATCGTTTCATTAATTTTCATTCTCAGACCATTCCTTTTCATAGTATTCCAGTAAACGCCGATAATCCTCAGGCGTATCAGCGTCCATAACACAGTTTCTTTCTCCTGGAATTTTTATCAGAGCCTCAGGGTATTTTTGAATAATCTCCCGGCCACCTGTGTCACCGGAGATTGCCAAAAGCTCTTTAAACCAACATTTTCCAAAGGCAACAGGATGTCCTTTCTGACCTTTATATTCTGGCATGATAATACACTTTGGATTCTCTGTAATCGCCCGTTCTATGTCATTCACCAGCTTCCTGCTGACCAGCGGCTGATCGCCAAGGAACACCAGTATGCCCTGACACACCGGGTAATGCTCTTCAAGGTATGCGACTGCTATTTGTAAAGAAGTCGACTGTCCAAGCTCTGGATGATCATTCAGTAAATATACAGGCTCTCTATGTGTTTCAATACAATTAAAAACAGCCTCCCTTGTTACAATAACGATTACATCTCTAAAGCTTTCCATTACACCATCGATGGTTTTCTCTAAAATTTTCTTTCTGCCTATGGGCAGGAGTAACTTTTCACCGCCCATACGGCGTGACAGTCCTGCTCCAAGAACAATTGCCCCTAACATAGATACCAGTTCCTTTCACGCAAAGACGCTGCAATACAACCGTCAAAATATGGTTTAGCCGCTTCACAGAGTATCTCAGCTTTCATCTTATTTCCGTTATCTGCCTTATTAACAAGCAAAAATTTGGGAACTTCAAAACTTTTCAGTTTATCACTCACAAACCACTCCATGCTCTCCCTGAACAAATCAAGGTCAAAACGTTTCCCCTTCAATTCTTGCGGGCAGCGGTGCAGATTCATGTCGGTTATGGGCTCATTTAAAAGCTCACAGCCGATCACATGGATCAGTTTTGTTGTGTTTTGTGGAATAACGGGTTCCCACTCTCTATATATTTTATAGGGCTTTCCGCCAGCTCCGTCTCCCTCATTCAGAATAACCCAATCCGCCAGCACTTTAAAAAGACTGTCCAGCAGCTCGGGCGGCGCCCCCTTTACCTTATGATCCTCAATACAGCGTTCTGCAAAATAATACAAATTGCAGTGCTGTTTTACCAAGCGGCTTAAAAGCTCTCTGTACGATTCTGTTACGATTACTTCGCCTTCAAAGTCATCCGGATAGCGCATTTTTGTGGTGGTGGTTAAAAGGGTCTTACCCTTATTCTTAAGCTCACTTCCCAGACAGGTGAGTAACGCTGTTTTACCGCCGCCGCCGGTGATTGTAACAAAGTCAGGCTGTTCGATACCGAACAGCACTGACAGTTTCATGTTCTCATTTTGCACACAAAGTTTTTTATTCATTTTCCTTCTTAATGGTAGCCAGGTAGCGGTAAACAGTCGGTACTGAAACCCCGAGCATATCCGCCACGTGCCAGATGGTTCCTTTAACCATAAAGGTTCCAAGTCCCTGCAGTCTTTCAACCACATCAATCTTTTCCTGTTTGCCCATTTTTCTGAGGTCTCCGTGATTGCTGGGCAGCACACGGCTCATATTATTGATAACCAGTTCTTTGACGTTAATGTTGAAGTTTTCTTCGGATTCTTCATCTTTTTTGAGCGGCTCAACCGTAATGAGTGATTCCAGAATATCACGGGCCTCCGCAAATTTCTGACAGTCCATATTCAGACAAAGCAGACCGATCAGCTCACCATCATCATCCTTAATAAAATACGTTGCCGAACGTATAATGTTGCCTCTTGGAGACAATCCCCGATAGTTCACACGGTATGGCGCTTCTTTATACGCCTCATTCTTAATAAGCTTAAGGCCATAGTCTGTAACCGGTGCCCCTAATTCACGTCCACTGATATCGCCATTGCGGATTGCCACAATCGATGATTGACAGTCCGAGAGGTCGTGCAATACCACCTCTGTGTTTTCTCCCAGATAATCTGCTAAAAAGTCTACCAGTACCTTGTAGGATTCAAGATCTTTTGCCATAATTATTCTCCTTCTGAACTTTGATTCATATAAACAAAGAACGCTTACAATCATTGTTTAAAAAATGTTATATCCCTATTATCGCAGATTTCGGAGAAAAATTCAATAATAATTTATTATTGTGTCGATTTTTTTAAAGATCCTCATTTTCAAAGGGTGTATTCTTTGGTAAAATTAAGTTTAAAAGGATTGCAGACAGGGTTGAAACCACAACGGCTGATTCCCCAAAAAGACTGTCGATCCAGGCTGGAAGCTGTTCCATCGCGCCGGGAACCTGTGAAATACCAATACCAAGGGCAACCGATAACCCAACAATGGTTGCATTTCTCTGAGTCAGTTCGCTTTGCATAAAAAGCTTAACCCCTGTCATGGTAATGGTAGCAAAAACTGAAATTGTGGCACCGCCCAGCACGCAGTACGGGATGGTCATCATTAAAGCTGAAAATTTCGGAAAGAGACCGGCCAGGACAATAAAGCCCGCGGCAAAACCAATGACCACACGGTTAATAACCCGGTTCGTCACAACAATACCGACATTCTGACCAAAGGTAGAGGTCGGAAGGCCACCGAAGATAGAGCCGATAATGCTTGAGACACCATTGCCCATCAGCCCTCTTGACAGTTCGTCTGTTGTAGGCTCACGGTCCATGGCACCCACACTGAGTGCGGAAAACTGCCCGATGGATTCCACCGAGTTGACCACAAACAAGATCGACATAGATATAATCGCAGGCAGATGAAACTCATACCCAAAATGACCCACTGCCGGCAGCATAAACCAGCTCGCTTCCTGTACTGTACCAAAAT containing:
- a CDS encoding nucleotidyltransferase family protein, which translates into the protein MLGAIVLGAGLSRRMGGEKLLLPIGRKKILEKTIDGVMESFRDVIVIVTREAVFNCIETHREPVYLLNDHPELGQSTSLQIAVAYLEEHYPVCQGILVFLGDQPLVSRKLVNDIERAITENPKCIIMPEYKGQKGHPVAFGKCWFKELLAISGDTGGREIIQKYPEALIKIPGERNCVMDADTPEDYRRLLEYYEKEWSENEN
- the yqeC gene encoding selenium cofactor biosynthesis protein YqeC, yielding MNKKLCVQNENMKLSVLFGIEQPDFVTITGGGGKTALLTCLGSELKNKGKTLLTTTTKMRYPDDFEGEVIVTESYRELLSRLVKQHCNLYYFAERCIEDHKVKGAPPELLDSLFKVLADWVILNEGDGAGGKPYKIYREWEPVIPQNTTKLIHVIGCELLNEPITDMNLHRCPQELKGKRFDLDLFRESMEWFVSDKLKSFEVPKFLLVNKADNGNKMKAEILCEAAKPYFDGCIAASLRERNWYLC
- a CDS encoding helix-turn-helix transcriptional regulator codes for the protein MAKDLESYKVLVDFLADYLGENTEVVLHDLSDCQSSIVAIRNGDISGRELGAPVTDYGLKLIKNEAYKEAPYRVNYRGLSPRGNIIRSATYFIKDDDGELIGLLCLNMDCQKFAEARDILESLITVEPLKKDEESEENFNINVKELVINNMSRVLPSNHGDLRKMGKQEKIDVVERLQGLGTFMVKGTIWHVADMLGVSVPTVYRYLATIKKENE
- a CDS encoding uracil-xanthine permease family protein, which codes for MNNDKDNVIYQLKGMPKIKEAIPLALQHVAAMIVGCVTPAIIVAGTGGLSPADTRILIQAALIISGIATLIQLFPPFRKVGSGLPVIMGVSFAYLPTMIGIVSDYNIATILGSQVIGGVVGILIGIFIKKLRKLFPPVVTGTVVFTIGLSLYPTAIKYMAGGAGSENFGSPMNWIIAMITLVLVIFFNNFTKGFARLASILLSMIIGYVIALFCGMIDFGTVQEASWFMLPAVGHFGYEFHLPAIISMSILFVVNSVESIGQFSALSVGAMDREPTTDELSRGLMGNGVSSIIGSIFGGLPTSTFGQNVGIVVTNRVINRVVIGFAAGFIVLAGLFPKFSALMMTIPYCVLGGATISVFATITMTGVKLFMQSELTQRNATIVGLSVALGIGISQVPGAMEQLPAWIDSLFGESAVVVSTLSAILLNLILPKNTPFENEDL